One Engystomops pustulosus chromosome 7, aEngPut4.maternal, whole genome shotgun sequence DNA window includes the following coding sequences:
- the PEA15 gene encoding astrocytic phosphoprotein PEA-15: MEEYGALLQELSENITNEDLDQLKSACKEDIPTEKSEEITSCQDWFNFLEKHDKLAKDNLSYIEHIFEISRRPDLLTMVIDYRTRVLKISAEEELDTKLTRIPSAKKYKDIIRQPSEEEIIKLAPPPKKA, from the exons ATGGAGGAGTACGGCGCTTTGTTGCAAGAACTTTCTGAAAACATTACCAATGAGGATCTAGACCAATTAAAATCAGCCTGTAAGGAGGATATCCCCACCGAGAAAAGTGAGGAAATCACCTCTTGCCAAGACTGGTTCAATTTCCTGGAAAAACATGATAAATTGGCAAAAG atAATCTTTCATACATCGAACACATTTTTGAGATCTCTCGACGCCCAGACCTTCTCACCATGGTCATCGACTACCGGACCAGAGTTTTGAAAATTTCAGCAGAAGAAGAACTTGACACAAAACTTACTAGGATCCCTAGTGCTAAAAAATACAAAG ATATAATAAGGCAGCCGTCAGAAGAAGAAATCATTAAATTGGCCCCACCACCAAAGAAAGCCTGA